A single region of the Pan troglodytes isolate AG18354 chromosome 18, NHGRI_mPanTro3-v2.0_pri, whole genome shotgun sequence genome encodes:
- the ARL2BP gene encoding ADP-ribosylation factor-like protein 2-binding protein: MDALEGESFALSFSSASDAEFDAVVGYLEDIIMDDEFQLLQRNFMDKYYLEFEDTEENKLIYTPIFNEYISLVEKYIEEQLLQRIPEFNMAAFTTTLQHHKDEVAGDIFDMLLTFTDFLAFKEMFLDYRAEKEGRGLDLSSGLVVTSLCKSSSLPASQNNLRH, from the exons ATGGACGCCTTAGAAGGAGAGAGCTTTGCGCTGTCTTT CTCCTCCGCCTCTGATGCAGAATTTGATGCTGTGGTTGGATATTTAGAGGACATTATCATGG ATGACGAGTTCCAGTTATTACAGAGAAATTTCATGGACAAGTACTACCTGGAGTTTGAAGACACAGAAGAGAATAAACTCATCTACACACCTATTTTTAATGAATAC ATTTCTTTGGTAGAAAAATACATTGAAGAACAGCTGCTGCAGCGGATTCCTGAGTTCAACATGGCAGCCTTCACCACAACATTACA GCACCATAAGGATGAAGTGGCTGGTGACATATTCGACATGCTGCTCACCTTTACAGATTTTCtggcttttaaagaaatgtttttggACTACAGAGCA GAAAAAGAAGGCCGAGGACTGGACTTAAGCAGTGGCTTAGTGGTGACTTCATTGTGCAAATCATCTTCTCTGCCAGCTTCCCAGAACAATCTGCGGCACTAG
- the ARL2BP gene encoding ADP-ribosylation factor-like protein 2-binding protein isoform X1: protein MDDEFQLLQRNFMDKYYLEFEDTEENKLIYTPIFNEYISLVEKYIEEQLLQRIPEFNMAAFTTTLQHHKDEVAGDIFDMLLTFTDFLAFKEMFLDYRAEKEGRGLDLSSGLVVTSLCKSSSLPASQNNLRH from the exons ATGG ATGACGAGTTCCAGTTATTACAGAGAAATTTCATGGACAAGTACTACCTGGAGTTTGAAGACACAGAAGAGAATAAACTCATCTACACACCTATTTTTAATGAATAC ATTTCTTTGGTAGAAAAATACATTGAAGAACAGCTGCTGCAGCGGATTCCTGAGTTCAACATGGCAGCCTTCACCACAACATTACA GCACCATAAGGATGAAGTGGCTGGTGACATATTCGACATGCTGCTCACCTTTACAGATTTTCtggcttttaaagaaatgtttttggACTACAGAGCA GAAAAAGAAGGCCGAGGACTGGACTTAAGCAGTGGCTTAGTGGTGACTTCATTGTGCAAATCATCTTCTCTGCCAGCTTCCCAGAACAATCTGCGGCACTAG